A single window of Rubripirellula lacrimiformis DNA harbors:
- a CDS encoding BPSS1187 family protein, producing MIISRLRPTAIAFVFLASQSLLSLCGISHCESATAADDNGRSGASKAPASDPSPSPVRVLAVGNSFTQNATRFLEPLAAASGHDLSVHRLTIGGSSLQQHAAKAKAFSVDQSDPQGLYRSGASLQETLQSEDFDFVTIQQVSFKSHDIGTYRPHANELADVIRRYSPASQLLVHQTWAYRSDDPRFSGKSPKAGEPSDQAEMYHGLTNAYRTITQELGAKRIPVGDAFFLADTDENFGYREPADFQPKSLVSPALPDATHSLHVGWNWGTADGKPQLRMDGHHANTAGEYLGACVWYECVLGVSSVGNSFRPEGMDPQYAKFLQLTAHRAVAGADDAPRPAAKRSANGQVAADPNPQQYRLAARASELDDRVKAHPKIDFLIEKGGKPQDVQNASVDTRVPSQGKLVIWLMGHNTALFDRLNSYGLHAIQVSYAKQWFGKLCRPTPRDAYARGNIRLEAATGLDFSDELDLTVPDGAAERTRQMIRWLASENPQGQWSQFLSDDGKRVRWDKVIVSGSSHGSTTAARFAKHQRVDRVVMLCGPRDQDQDWQSLPSATPANRFFGFSHVLDGGWSGDHYCRSWEMLGMHAFGPIVNVDDTDPPYSNTRRLISAADVGGDAGKAHSSVVPGRASPKNKKGEFLFEPVWRYLYTHSVDEVGAPTPEDSDCLREHVKY from the coding sequence ATGATCATCTCCCGTTTGCGACCGACTGCGATCGCGTTTGTTTTCCTCGCCTCCCAGAGCCTGCTATCGCTCTGCGGAATCTCACACTGCGAATCGGCCACTGCGGCCGACGATAATGGCCGGTCCGGCGCATCGAAGGCGCCGGCGTCAGATCCATCGCCATCGCCGGTACGTGTTTTGGCGGTCGGGAACAGCTTCACCCAGAACGCGACTCGGTTTCTGGAGCCTCTGGCGGCCGCATCCGGGCACGATCTATCGGTGCACCGACTAACGATTGGCGGATCCTCGCTGCAACAGCACGCCGCCAAAGCGAAAGCGTTTTCGGTCGACCAAAGTGATCCACAAGGACTGTATCGCAGTGGTGCTAGTTTGCAGGAAACCTTGCAATCCGAAGACTTTGACTTCGTCACCATCCAACAAGTCAGTTTCAAGAGTCACGACATCGGAACCTATCGGCCGCACGCGAACGAGCTGGCCGACGTGATCCGCCGTTACTCGCCCGCGTCGCAGTTGTTGGTGCACCAAACTTGGGCCTATCGAAGTGACGATCCGCGTTTCAGTGGCAAGTCGCCCAAGGCTGGCGAGCCAAGCGACCAGGCCGAGATGTATCACGGTCTGACCAACGCGTACCGCACCATCACGCAAGAACTAGGTGCCAAACGGATCCCGGTGGGCGATGCGTTCTTCCTGGCTGACACCGACGAAAACTTTGGTTATCGCGAACCCGCGGATTTTCAACCCAAGTCGCTGGTTTCGCCTGCGTTGCCGGATGCAACCCATTCGCTGCATGTCGGTTGGAATTGGGGCACGGCGGACGGAAAGCCACAGCTGCGGATGGACGGGCACCACGCCAACACCGCGGGCGAATACTTGGGCGCGTGCGTCTGGTACGAATGCGTCTTGGGAGTCAGTTCAGTGGGGAATTCGTTTCGTCCCGAAGGAATGGATCCACAGTACGCGAAGTTTCTGCAGTTGACGGCCCATCGTGCGGTCGCAGGTGCAGATGATGCTCCACGGCCCGCCGCAAAACGCAGTGCCAATGGTCAAGTCGCCGCAGATCCGAATCCGCAGCAGTACCGGCTCGCGGCGCGAGCGAGTGAATTGGACGACCGAGTCAAGGCACATCCCAAGATCGACTTTTTGATCGAAAAGGGCGGCAAGCCTCAAGATGTTCAAAATGCGTCGGTGGATACTAGAGTCCCGTCACAGGGCAAACTGGTGATCTGGTTGATGGGTCACAACACGGCTTTGTTCGATCGATTGAACAGCTATGGACTGCATGCGATCCAAGTCAGCTATGCGAAGCAGTGGTTCGGAAAACTCTGCCGCCCTACCCCTCGCGACGCTTACGCGCGTGGAAACATTCGCCTAGAAGCTGCCACCGGACTCGATTTCAGTGACGAACTGGATCTGACAGTGCCAGACGGTGCAGCGGAGCGGACTCGCCAGATGATCCGTTGGCTTGCAAGCGAAAACCCACAGGGGCAATGGTCGCAATTTCTTAGCGACGATGGAAAACGAGTCCGCTGGGACAAAGTGATCGTATCGGGCAGTTCGCACGGCAGCACGACCGCTGCTCGCTTTGCCAAACATCAGCGTGTCGATCGCGTCGTGATGCTATGCGGTCCCCGTGACCAAGATCAGGATTGGCAGTCATTGCCATCAGCGACACCTGCCAATCGATTCTTCGGTTTCAGCCATGTGCTCGATGGCGGTTGGTCGGGAGATCACTATTGCCGGTCCTGGGAAATGCTCGGAATGCATGCGTTCGGACCGATCGTGAACGTCGACGACACCGACCCTCCCTACAGCAATACGCGGCGACTGATTTCGGCGGCGGATGTCGGTGGCGATGCCGGCAAGGCTCACTCTTCCGTCGTGCCGGGCAGGGCATCCCCCAAGAATAAGAAAGGGGAGTTTCTGTTCGAACCGGTGTGGCGATATCTGTACACACATTCGGTCGACGAAGTTGGTGCACCAACCCCCGAAGACAGTGATTGCCTGCGCGAACACGTCAAGTACTAA